The Amycolatopsis tolypomycina region GACGCGGTGCGCGGTCGAGGCCTCGGCCATCGGCACGACCTGGCCGACGATCGGCTTGACCAGACCGTCGGAAACCAGGGGCCACAGCCGCTCGCGGACGTCGGCGACGATCGCCGCCTTCTGGTCCAGTGGCCGGAAGCGCAGGCCCGCCGCGAACACCGAGGCCCGCTTGCCGAGCAGGGCGCCGACGTTCAGCTCGCCCTTGACCCCGCCCTGCATGCCGATGACGACCAGCCGGCCGTCCTGCCGCAGCGCGTCGACGTTGCGGCCGAGGTAGGACGCGCCCATGTTGTCGAGGATGACGTCCGCGCCGCCGGTCTCCTCGCGGAGCACCTCGACGAAGTCGGCCGTCTTGTAGTTGATCGTGATGTCGGCGCCGAGCTGGCGGCAGCTTTCGAGCCGGTCCGGCGAGCCCGCGGTGACGGCGACGGTGGCGCCCAGCGCCTTGCCGACCTGGATGGCGTGCGTGCCGATGCCGCCCGCGCCGCCGTGGACCAGCAGCACCTCGCCCTCGCCGAGCTTCGCGTGCATCACGACGTTCGCCCACACCGTGCAGGCCACCTCGGGCAGCGCGGCCGCGGTGATCAGGTCGACCTCGCCCGGCACCGGCAGCAGCTGAGCCGCCGGGACGACGGCCTTCTCCGCGTAGCCGCCGCCGGCCAGCAGCGCGCAGACCTCGTCGCCGACGGCCCAGCCCTCGACGCCTTCGCCGAGTTCCGCGATCGTGCCGGAGCACTCGAGGCCGAGGGTTTCGCTCACCCCGGGTGGCGGCGGGTAGTGGCCCTGGCGCTGCAGCAGGTCCGCGCGGTTCACCGCGCTCGCCGCGACCTCCAGCAGAACCTCGCC contains the following coding sequences:
- a CDS encoding NAD(P)H-quinone oxidoreductase encodes the protein MYAITIREPGDPDVLEWAEVADPRPGPGEVLLEVAASAVNRADLLQRQGHYPPPPGVSETLGLECSGTIAELGEGVEGWAVGDEVCALLAGGGYAEKAVVPAAQLLPVPGEVDLITAAALPEVACTVWANVVMHAKLGEGEVLLVHGGAGGIGTHAIQVGKALGATVAVTAGSPDRLESCRQLGADITINYKTADFVEVLREETGGADVILDNMGASYLGRNVDALRQDGRLVVIGMQGGVKGELNVGALLGKRASVFAAGLRFRPLDQKAAIVADVRERLWPLVSDGLVKPIVGQVVPMAEASTAHRVLEEGSVFGKVLLAAKS